One Salvelinus namaycush isolate Seneca chromosome 29, SaNama_1.0, whole genome shotgun sequence genomic region harbors:
- the cdca4 gene encoding cell division cycle-associated protein 4, with product MYSKGTKRKFSDGVDNKAVAASYSLQRQSLLDMSLLKLQLCHMLAEPNLCRSVLIANTVRQIQEEMAHDGSWQVVTEALGGSGHGPSDRLVDTEVLCQSPEQQDSGPKLYSVMGYDGCREEEVVTDKALCSVVVGDRSPAFLLGTIGHCWDRGELRVEDGVSKDSGTGDEEGTRSGEGAKLATGQVFGTFEIKNGAPGSDPALEELFSDVDASYYDLDTTLTGMQSAPKMGPYDFLDSLASSHGPVSNSSCRADLNELDHIMEIIVGS from the coding sequence ATGTACTCCAAGGGCACCAAACGCAAGTTCTCTGATGGTGTGGACAACAAGGCGGTGGCAGCATCCTATAGCCTGCAGCGCCAGTCCCTGCTGGACATGTCCCTGCTCAAGCTGCAGCTGTGCCACATGCTAGCGGAGCCCAACCTGTGTCGCTCGGTGCTCATCGCCAACACGGTGCGCCAGATCCAGGAGGAGATGGCCCACGACGGCAGCTGGCAGGTGGTCACAGAGGCCTTAGGTGGCTCTGGCCATGGCCCATCTGACCGCTTGGTGGACACCGAGGTTCTGTGCCAGTCGCCGGAGCAGCAGGACAGTGGGCCTAAGCTCTACTCAGTGATGGGCTACGACGGCTGCCGTGAGGAGGAAGTGGTGACGGACAAGGCACTGTGTTCTGTGGTTGTTGGCGACAGGTCCCCGGCCTTCCTGTTGGGGACCATTGGCCACTGCTGGGACAGGGGGGAACTGAGAGTGGAGGATGGGGTCAGCAAAGACTCAGGTACGGGGGACGAGGAGGGGACGAGGTCTGGGGAGGGGGCTAAATTGGCAACGGGGCAGGTGTTTGGGACGTTCGAGATCAAGAACGGTGCCCCCGGGTCAGACCCGGCACTAGAGGAGCTGTTCTCTGACGTTGATGCCTCGTATTATGACTTGGACACCACGCTGACAGGCATGCAGAGTGCCCCCAAGATGGGGCCTTACGACTTTCTGGACAGCTTGGCCTCCTCACACGGCCCTGTGTCCAACTCCAGCTGTAGAGCCGATCTCAATGAACTTGACCACATTATGGAGATCATTGTGGGCTCATAG